From one Phocoena sinus isolate mPhoSin1 chromosome 6, mPhoSin1.pri, whole genome shotgun sequence genomic stretch:
- the LOC116755080 gene encoding molybdopterin synthase sulfur carrier subunit-like, with the protein MVPQCQVEVLYFAKSAEITGIRLETISVPQEIKALQLWNEIETQHSGLTDVRNQVIFAVPQEYVELGDQLLLLQSGDKIAIIPPTPVSGG; encoded by the coding sequence ATGGTGCCACAGTGCCAGGTGGAAGTGTTGTATTTTGCAAAAAGTGCTGAAATAACAGGAATTCGTTTGGAGACCATTTCTGTGCCACAAGAAATAAAAGCACTGCAGCTGTGGAATGAGATAGAAACGCAACATTCTGGATTGACTGATGTCAGAAATCAGGTGATATTTGCTGTTCCTCAAGAATATGTCGAGCTTGGAGATCAGCTCCTCCTGCTTCAATCAGGAGACAAAATTGCCattatcccccccacccccgttagTGGAGGATAG